A window from Microcoleus sp. AS-A8 encodes these proteins:
- a CDS encoding DUF4168 domain-containing protein: MVFVPSFLWSHAIVMMTSYSSRPSLTLVFSQSLLIGTLTTISLLSGLTPGLSRDFHTVVFSSSAHAQAVNDDELTRYVRASLKIEALRLATYDEIKRANNGTVPEIRSCSLQGLSSNVASIWKRFCTQAEDLIEKQGISNGRYNAITKMRQEDPALERRVLMHRDQQLKRS; the protein is encoded by the coding sequence GTGGTATTCGTTCCTTCGTTTCTTTGGTCGCACGCGATCGTCATGATGACTTCTTACTCTTCTCGACCTTCCTTAACTCTAGTTTTCTCCCAGTCCCTACTGATAGGAACTCTCACGACTATTAGCTTGCTTTCGGGACTCACACCTGGGCTGTCTAGAGACTTCCATACCGTTGTCTTTAGTTCTTCAGCCCACGCTCAAGCAGTTAATGATGATGAATTGACAAGATACGTTCGTGCTTCCTTAAAAATTGAAGCTCTGCGCCTAGCCACTTACGACGAGATTAAAAGAGCTAACAATGGGACAGTTCCTGAAATTCGTTCTTGTTCATTACAAGGACTTTCCAGCAATGTCGCTTCTATTTGGAAGCGTTTCTGTACTCAAGCTGAAGATTTAATCGAAAAACAGGGTATCTCGAATGGTCGCTACAACGCGATTACTAAGATGCGGCAAGAAGATCCAGCTTTAGAAAGACGGGTTCTGATGCACAGAGATCAGCAACTCAAGCGTTCTTAG
- a CDS encoding DUF4168 domain-containing protein: protein MEQKATSLKSLGLSLGFSPISLSPILTKAAIGWFAGITAILTGCGSNPASESPTPTPMVTSASSEDIENYARAILAIEPIRQVAYEEIQKMTNNETIPDVTCTKPESLAALSKNIQGIAVNYCERSKKFIDETEGLTMDKFNAITSSAQSNPELQQRIQTELIRLQDN, encoded by the coding sequence GTGGAGCAGAAAGCGACTTCTCTCAAGTCCCTCGGTTTATCTCTGGGGTTTTCCCCTATCTCCCTATCCCCCATCCTCACTAAAGCGGCTATTGGGTGGTTCGCTGGAATCACAGCGATTTTGACTGGATGTGGTTCTAATCCAGCTTCTGAGTCTCCAACGCCTACTCCCATGGTGACATCAGCGAGTTCAGAGGACATAGAAAATTATGCCAGAGCCATTCTCGCGATCGAGCCAATTCGTCAGGTAGCCTATGAAGAAATTCAGAAAATGACGAATAACGAGACGATTCCTGATGTTACCTGCACTAAACCAGAATCCCTCGCTGCTCTCTCGAAAAATATTCAAGGGATTGCTGTCAACTACTGCGAACGCTCCAAAAAATTTATTGACGAAACGGAGGGCTTGACAATGGATAAATTTAATGCAATTACGTCAAGCGCCCAATCCAATCCGGAATTACAACAACGCATTCAAACTGAGTTAATTCGCCTCCAAGACAACTAA
- the ureE gene encoding urease accessory protein UreE: protein MLTFTQRLSADVDIPVSFILALTAEERTRTRHRFEAPEGQVIYLRLPRGTVLQNGDLLKAEGGDVVVRIVAKPEPVITVTSQTQVDLLRASYHLGNRHVPLEVAPCYLRLSPDPVLQAMLEQLGVEVKEEVLPFQPESGAYGHHQA from the coding sequence ATGCTGACTTTTACACAACGTCTGAGTGCTGATGTAGACATCCCTGTCAGCTTTATCCTCGCGCTTACGGCTGAGGAACGGACTCGAACGCGCCACCGTTTTGAAGCGCCTGAGGGTCAAGTTATCTATTTGCGCTTACCGCGAGGCACTGTCCTCCAGAACGGGGATTTACTGAAAGCTGAGGGGGGTGATGTTGTGGTGCGGATTGTCGCTAAGCCAGAACCTGTGATCACAGTGACATCCCAGACGCAGGTGGATTTACTCAGAGCGTCCTATCATTTGGGTAATCGCCATGTGCCTTTAGAAGTTGCTCCTTGCTATTTACGCTTGTCTCCTGACCCGGTTTTGCAGGCAATGCTGGAACAGCTAGGCGTGGAAGTTAAGGAGGAAGTTCTACCCTTTCAACCTGAAAGCGGAGCTTACGGGCATCATCAGGCTTAA
- a CDS encoding urease accessory protein UreF: MNHHQSPSSLLNLLQLASPALPVGAYSYSDGLETLLEAGVVNTQRSLWQWLEQELRYGAIRLETAVMIRAYQSVLSGNVEALGYWNAWLTATKETTELRSQSWQMGNSLMRLLLDLSPPLPTSATLSLQDLASAAGTPCNYAIAFGLAAAYSQIDLTASVLGYLHSWASNLINAGVKLIPLGQTAGQQLLFELNTDLIRCTQEVLALEDEQLSSCGWGLALASMAHETQYTRLFRS, encoded by the coding sequence ATGAATCATCACCAATCTCCCAGTTCTCTATTGAATCTGTTGCAACTGGCTAGCCCAGCCCTACCGGTGGGTGCTTATAGTTATTCGGATGGTTTGGAAACCTTGCTTGAAGCGGGTGTGGTCAATACCCAGAGAAGCTTGTGGCAATGGCTAGAGCAAGAACTGCGGTATGGAGCGATTCGCTTAGAAACAGCGGTGATGATCCGAGCCTATCAGAGCGTTCTGAGTGGGAATGTTGAGGCGTTGGGCTACTGGAATGCTTGGCTGACGGCGACCAAGGAAACGACCGAGTTGCGATCGCAAAGTTGGCAGATGGGTAACTCTCTGATGCGGCTGCTTCTAGATTTGTCGCCTCCACTTCCCACATCCGCTACCCTATCTCTACAGGATTTGGCCTCGGCGGCGGGTACACCGTGTAATTATGCGATCGCGTTTGGTCTTGCTGCTGCCTACTCGCAAATTGACCTCACAGCCTCTGTATTAGGTTATTTACATAGCTGGGCTTCTAATCTGATTAATGCTGGGGTCAAACTCATCCCCTTGGGGCAAACGGCAGGTCAACAGCTCTTGTTTGAACTGAACACAGACTTAATTCGATGCACTCAAGAGGTTTTAGCCTTAGAGGATGAACAATTAAGTAGTTGTGGCTGGGGATTGGCGCTTGCGAGTATGGCACATGAAACCCAGTACACGCGCTTATTTCGGAGCTAG
- a CDS encoding response regulator has translation MTTNYEVVSIAELSEQIQAYSQERFTGWLDLKLENSQDQQWRLYFCLGSLIWGTSTVHPIRRWYRQLSRHCPGLMAGKESNPRQWSDYDALADMVKQGKIQPDQLQAVVEDQIMEILFDIIQWGEQLRYRSGGELLYRRCLGDTLKDAKIVMIPAVQAWRYALKLWEAWQRAGLEDVSPNLAPVILKPEKLREQTSLIVYRNLSTLADGNQTFRDLSVKMNRNLLALIQPILPCVRQGLIGLRKVEDFSYSLKRVTSTTSKPQEMAKAVNPEQPANLERQSPSPLVACIDDSRIDSLAMHKILTEAGYRCINIHDPVQALPILLEKKPDLIFLDLVMPVANGYEICSQIRRISALKETPVIILTSNDGIVDRVRAKMVGSSGFLAKPINAEKMLNMLRMHLQKSMQPSTPVPSMKDNNEDPMSTQLIDKSYPQLL, from the coding sequence ATGACAACGAACTATGAAGTCGTTAGCATCGCTGAACTGTCAGAGCAAATACAGGCTTATAGCCAAGAGCGATTTACAGGTTGGTTGGATTTAAAGCTTGAAAATAGCCAAGACCAGCAATGGAGACTGTATTTCTGCCTAGGAAGTTTAATTTGGGGTACGAGTACAGTGCATCCAATTCGCCGTTGGTATCGGCAGTTGTCTCGCCACTGCCCAGGACTAATGGCGGGTAAAGAGTCAAATCCGAGGCAGTGGTCGGACTACGACGCCTTAGCCGACATGGTCAAACAAGGCAAAATTCAACCGGATCAACTCCAAGCGGTCGTGGAAGACCAAATAATGGAGATCCTGTTCGACATCATCCAATGGGGAGAACAACTCCGCTATCGTTCTGGAGGAGAACTTCTTTATCGCAGATGTTTGGGAGACACCCTTAAAGATGCAAAAATAGTCATGATTCCCGCCGTTCAGGCTTGGCGGTACGCCCTGAAATTATGGGAAGCTTGGCAGCGAGCTGGTTTAGAAGATGTTTCACCAAACCTAGCTCCTGTCATCTTGAAGCCTGAAAAATTGCGAGAACAAACCTCCCTGATTGTTTACCGCAACCTCAGCACTCTGGCCGATGGCAATCAAACCTTCCGAGATTTATCCGTCAAGATGAACCGGAACTTGTTAGCTTTGATTCAACCCATCTTGCCTTGCGTTCGTCAAGGCTTGATTGGATTGAGAAAAGTAGAGGACTTCAGCTATTCCCTGAAGAGAGTTACATCCACGACCTCTAAGCCTCAAGAGATGGCAAAGGCTGTCAACCCGGAACAACCTGCAAACCTGGAACGTCAATCCCCTAGCCCCTTAGTGGCCTGTATTGATGACAGCCGGATTGATAGCCTAGCCATGCATAAAATTCTCACTGAGGCTGGCTATCGCTGTATTAATATACACGACCCCGTGCAAGCTTTGCCGATATTACTCGAAAAAAAACCTGACCTGATCTTCTTAGATTTGGTCATGCCCGTTGCTAACGGGTATGAAATTTGTTCCCAAATTCGTCGTATTTCGGCTCTCAAAGAAACACCCGTAATTATTCTCACCAGCAATGACGGAATTGTAGACCGTGTGAGGGCCAAAATGGTGGGTTCCTCAGGCTTTTTAGCCAAGCCCATCAATGCAGAAAAAATGCTGAATATGCTACGGATGCATCTACAAAAATCAATGCAGCCATCAACACCTGTCCCATCCATGAAAGACAACAACGAAGACCCTATGTCTACTCAATTGATAGACAAAAGTTATCCCCAACTTTTGTGA
- a CDS encoding response regulator — MTTVLLVEDSLTETEVLTQYLRQAGLTVVSVKSGEEAQIKLQLQKPDLVILDVILPGQSGFELCRELKANAKTQKIPVVICSTKGSKADKLWGSMLGADAYIPKPVNQQELMQTIRQLTTV, encoded by the coding sequence ATGACTACAGTCCTTTTAGTTGAAGATAGCTTGACAGAAACAGAGGTGCTGACCCAATACCTCAGGCAGGCCGGTTTAACAGTGGTCAGTGTCAAAAGTGGTGAGGAGGCTCAGATCAAACTCCAGTTGCAGAAACCGGATTTAGTGATTCTCGATGTCATCTTACCAGGGCAAAGCGGCTTTGAACTGTGCCGAGAACTCAAAGCGAATGCCAAGACCCAAAAAATTCCTGTCGTGATTTGCTCCACCAAAGGCAGCAAAGCAGACAAACTTTGGGGTTCAATGCTCGGAGCAGATGCCTATATTCCCAAGCCCGTGAATCAGCAAGAACTAATGCAAACTATCCGGCAATTAACGACCGTTTAG
- a CDS encoding chemotaxis protein CheW, giving the protein MFTSMFGGSTATSLDPLTLEPLPPETRQRLLRFPLSPQESALLPLEQIAEILRLNVTEILPVPEMPSCVLGICNWRGEMLWLIDLNHLVGNPPVSWASGASPVAMVVQVKNQSVGLVVQQVNDIELHDLQQLQPAAIGLFPSRLLPFILGALPGDNGTVLDVTAITRSPLWKIHQRGVS; this is encoded by the coding sequence ATGTTCACCTCCATGTTTGGCGGCTCAACCGCAACAAGTCTTGACCCTCTAACCTTAGAGCCACTGCCTCCAGAAACCCGCCAGCGGCTGCTTCGCTTTCCCTTGAGTCCGCAAGAGAGTGCGCTGCTGCCCTTAGAGCAAATTGCAGAAATTCTCAGATTGAACGTGACGGAAATTCTGCCCGTTCCAGAAATGCCCAGTTGCGTTTTGGGAATTTGCAATTGGCGCGGAGAAATGCTCTGGCTAATAGACCTCAACCATCTGGTTGGCAATCCCCCCGTGTCCTGGGCGTCAGGAGCATCTCCTGTCGCCATGGTGGTTCAGGTCAAGAACCAATCTGTGGGTTTGGTGGTGCAGCAAGTCAACGACATCGAATTACACGACTTGCAGCAACTTCAGCCAGCAGCCATTGGCTTATTTCCGTCCAGACTTCTGCCTTTCATCTTAGGGGCTTTGCCTGGAGACAACGGCACTGTCTTGGATGTCACAGCGATTACGAGGAGTCCCCTGTGGAAGATACACCAAAGAGGAGTTTCCTGA
- a CDS encoding GAF domain-containing protein: MEDTPKRSFLRTLHLASLSTARWLRQLRRNVSSKPLAPEEQLESLPRLPPALTPDHELESLSRLPPALAPDHELESLSRLPPALPPINWYPERYLSQSPTLVPVSSNGNFSVPLPLRTALVRDLLCTSMATSSENQFLLPGGQPYHGTGNTAIETTPDDPGMPYPSCSDLTGHQDEESTEGEESPPSHSEADDPSLPSPHPVSAPLCLPEVSGSDSDTSSPFHPDTVLPENTDLPDAFTQPDLETTKTLTMHTIDPSEHILSPEPQHKLSQSHVNGDWASIGAKGNLTLDMEEYLKRERQWLLNLAERMRQASTFETINTLLEITITEVRDHLKVDRVLIYRFQSETHGVVMAESLLTGYTPSSGAFLPALIFGGNNQKEFYQQQAVTLSPRDSSTTTPYQIQLLKRYQVEASLSLPIIIDKRVWGLLVVQQCSTSRPWQEAEINLLYQIVTELTLHLQLGEVRSQKQRKIELEKAIGKVSAKILKNILRSSDVATVFSNATKEIRQQLQCDRVAVYRFLPDWSGDFVAESVGQDWVPLVGPNIQQIWADTYLQETQGGRYRNEETTAVDNIYTAGVTQCHIELLEQFEAKAYLIAPIFEGEKLWGLLAAFQNSGARHWEDVEISMLALIGRQFGVAIQQAEYLEKLQTRTGQLSKIAEQERSAARVIDKIRQTTDIETIFKTTTLEVRKFLNVERVTIYKFREDYFGDFVTESESGGWPKLVGSGWEDPYLSEHQGGRFRNNEPLVVDDVYNGGLTDCHVEALEEFGVKSCLVVAIFQGSKLWGLLSAFQNSGTRHWQESEVKLMMQIADHLGVAIQQAEYLKQVKAQTERQAKEAQREQALAKVIDKIRQTLDIEAIFTTTTQEARKLLNVERVTIYKFREDYFGDFVTESESGGWPKLVGSGWEDPYLSEHQGGRFRNNEALVVDDVYNGGLTDCHVEALEEFGVKSCLVVAIFQGTKLWGLLSAFQNSGTRHWEESEVNLMMQISAQLGVALQQAEYLKQVHTQNEQLAKEAQRERALARVIDKVRQTLDISTIFKTAAHEMRMLLGVDRVTIYKFRDDYFGDFIFESESGGWPKLVGSGWEDTYIKEHQGGRFRNNEALVVDDVYHGGLSDCHVEVLEEFGIKSCLVVSIFQGQKLWGLFSAFQHTGARHWEESETKLLMQVSTQLGVALQQAEYLTQLEEQSSQIAKTAQMEQATNKIVTKIRQSFDLDQIFRITCTEMRQLLKADRVGIFRFDPDSGFNTGALVSEDVAAGFTPAMSVKIEDHCFGEKHAENYRKGRTWAVTDIYKANLADCYITTLSQLQVRANLVVPLMQETELWGLLCIHQCSEPRTWHKHEIQFAKQVAYQCGVALEQVQYLNKLQEQSTQLATMAETQKMVAKILTKLSHAQDIDSIYRTTNREVRQLIKCDRVAVYQFYPDWSGRFVAESVAKGWVQLVGPEDIQTVWPDTYLQETQGGRYRNRETFVVDDVYTIGHSECHLEILEQFEVKAYVLAPIFVADKLWGILGAYQNTGPRQWNNAEVTALTQVGQGVGTALQRVNYLEQLEQQSNKYAKLAEREANFINLLYKTGQRIAEHLQQGTLNPITLLRATSQELRLLLKADRVAVYRFNPNWSGEFVIEDVGGSYMRLVGTDMAQVTDSLLKETKGGIYRKNEVSVVNDITNSNSLTFEQQALEQWGVKSYAIAPLFNGDQLWGLLAVYQNAELRTWEEGEVKLLVQMATQLGIALQQAESLDQIQHQSQQLAEAAQREKADKEALQQEVLQLLSAVRPALEGNLTVRAPVTESEVGTVADAYNNTLQSLRAIVQQVQDSSRKVAHTSQESDVALTSLTEQAQQQFQALEQALEQIQTMVEFTQGVGNSAQQVEASVQQANQIVRTGDEAMNRTVDGILAIRETVAETSKRIKRLSESSQKVSRVVNLISNFTTQTQLLALNASIEATRAGEYGRGFVVVADEVRTLARQSAEAATEIEQLVQEIQKGTAEVSTVMETGIQQVAQGTNLVTDARHNLNAIIEATSRISQLVEGITNATQLQTQEFQSVTKTMTEVAGIANKTSEDSKDISTSFKELLAMAQNLQRHADQFKVN; this comes from the coding sequence GTGGAAGATACACCAAAGAGGAGTTTCCTGAGAACTTTACACTTAGCCTCTCTCTCAACAGCGCGATGGCTGAGGCAACTCAGGAGGAATGTTAGCTCAAAACCTCTAGCCCCTGAGGAGCAGTTAGAAAGCTTACCACGGCTTCCCCCTGCACTAACCCCTGATCATGAGTTAGAAAGCTTATCCCGGCTTCCACCTGCACTAGCCCCTGATCATGAGTTAGAAAGCTTATCCCGGCTTCCCCCGGCATTACCCCCGATTAATTGGTATCCAGAGCGGTATCTCAGCCAAAGTCCGACACTCGTGCCTGTTTCCTCAAATGGTAATTTCTCTGTGCCTTTGCCATTGAGAACCGCTCTTGTGCGTGACTTACTCTGTACCTCAATGGCGACATCCTCTGAGAATCAGTTTTTGCTACCTGGAGGGCAGCCGTATCACGGAACGGGAAACACGGCGATAGAAACCACTCCAGACGATCCAGGAATGCCCTACCCGTCCTGTTCCGATTTAACAGGACATCAAGACGAGGAAAGTACGGAAGGGGAGGAATCCCCACCCAGCCATTCCGAAGCTGACGATCCATCTTTGCCCTCGCCTCACCCCGTCAGCGCACCCTTATGTCTTCCTGAGGTGAGTGGATCGGACAGTGACACCTCATCCCCTTTTCATCCCGACACCGTTCTACCTGAGAACACCGATCTTCCCGACGCATTTACTCAACCCGATCTCGAAACAACTAAAACTTTAACCATGCACACAATTGACCCATCGGAACATATCCTCAGCCCTGAACCCCAGCACAAACTCTCCCAGAGTCATGTCAATGGCGATTGGGCTTCTATCGGAGCCAAGGGTAACCTCACCCTCGACATGGAGGAATACTTAAAGCGCGAACGGCAGTGGTTATTAAATCTTGCCGAACGGATGCGCCAAGCTTCAACTTTTGAGACGATTAACACCCTGCTCGAAATTACGATTACAGAGGTTCGCGACCATTTAAAAGTAGACCGGGTTCTGATTTATCGTTTCCAGAGCGAAACCCACGGAGTCGTGATGGCTGAATCGCTGTTGACTGGGTATACCCCTAGTTCAGGAGCATTTCTGCCAGCTCTGATCTTTGGTGGTAACAATCAGAAAGAGTTCTACCAGCAACAAGCGGTTACTCTGAGTCCTCGCGACTCATCTACGACGACTCCTTACCAAATCCAACTGCTCAAACGCTACCAAGTTGAAGCCAGCCTGAGTTTGCCCATCATTATAGATAAGCGAGTGTGGGGCTTACTGGTTGTGCAACAATGCTCGACTTCAAGGCCTTGGCAGGAAGCTGAAATTAACCTGCTTTATCAGATTGTCACTGAACTAACGCTTCACCTTCAGCTCGGAGAAGTTCGCAGTCAAAAGCAAAGAAAGATTGAGCTGGAAAAAGCCATCGGTAAAGTCTCGGCGAAAATCCTAAAAAACATTCTCCGCTCTTCGGATGTTGCCACCGTTTTTAGCAACGCGACGAAAGAAATTCGGCAGCAACTTCAGTGCGATCGCGTAGCTGTCTATCGCTTCCTTCCGGACTGGAGTGGTGACTTTGTCGCAGAGTCAGTCGGACAAGACTGGGTGCCATTGGTCGGGCCTAATATCCAACAAATCTGGGCTGATACCTATTTGCAAGAGACGCAGGGCGGTCGGTATCGCAATGAAGAAACCACTGCCGTCGATAACATTTACACGGCGGGTGTCACCCAGTGTCACATTGAGTTGTTGGAGCAATTTGAGGCGAAAGCTTATCTAATCGCGCCCATTTTTGAGGGAGAAAAGCTGTGGGGGTTGCTCGCGGCCTTCCAGAACTCTGGAGCGCGTCACTGGGAAGACGTGGAGATCAGTATGTTAGCGCTGATTGGCAGGCAGTTTGGTGTCGCGATACAGCAGGCAGAATACTTGGAAAAACTTCAGACTCGAACAGGGCAACTCTCTAAAATAGCCGAGCAAGAGCGCTCCGCAGCTCGTGTCATTGATAAAATTCGCCAAACCACCGATATTGAGACGATTTTCAAGACGACTACCCTAGAAGTGCGTAAATTCCTCAACGTGGAGCGAGTCACCATCTACAAATTCCGCGAGGACTATTTTGGTGACTTTGTCACGGAATCCGAATCTGGGGGTTGGCCAAAACTGGTGGGCAGTGGTTGGGAAGACCCCTATTTAAGCGAACACCAAGGCGGTCGCTTCCGCAACAACGAGCCGTTAGTGGTGGATGATGTCTACAACGGTGGCTTAACCGATTGCCATGTGGAAGCTTTAGAAGAATTTGGCGTCAAATCTTGCCTGGTGGTTGCCATTTTCCAAGGCTCAAAGCTCTGGGGCTTGCTTTCCGCCTTTCAAAACAGTGGGACTCGCCATTGGCAAGAGAGCGAAGTCAAGCTGATGATGCAGATTGCTGACCACCTAGGGGTGGCTATCCAACAAGCCGAATACCTCAAACAAGTCAAAGCCCAAACTGAGCGGCAGGCGAAAGAAGCACAACGGGAGCAAGCCTTAGCCAAAGTCATTGACAAGATTCGCCAAACCTTAGACATTGAGGCCATTTTCACCACCACCACCCAGGAAGCTCGCAAACTGCTCAACGTGGAGCGAGTCACCATCTACAAGTTCCGCGAGGACTATTTTGGTGACTTTGTCACGGAATCCGAGTCTGGGGGTTGGCCTAAACTGGTGGGCAGTGGTTGGGAAGACCCCTATTTAAGCGAACACCAAGGCGGTCGCTTCCGCAACAACGAAGCGTTAGTGGTGGATGATGTCTACAACGGTGGCTTAACCGATTGCCATGTGGAAGCTTTAGAAGAATTTGGTGTCAAATCTTGCCTGGTAGTTGCCATCTTCCAAGGCACAAAACTCTGGGGCTTGCTTTCCGCCTTTCAAAACAGTGGGACTCGCCATTGGGAAGAAAGCGAAGTCAATTTGATGATGCAAATTTCTGCCCAATTGGGGGTGGCTCTCCAACAAGCCGAATACCTCAAACAAGTTCACACTCAAAATGAGCAACTCGCCAAAGAAGCCCAGCGGGAGCGAGCTCTCGCCCGGGTGATTGACAAGGTTCGCCAGACCTTAGATATCAGCACCATTTTCAAGACAGCGGCGCACGAAATGCGGATGCTACTGGGCGTTGATCGAGTCACCATCTACAAGTTCCGTGACGACTATTTCGGTGACTTTATCTTTGAATCCGAATCTGGGGGTTGGCCTAAACTGGTGGGCAGTGGTTGGGAAGACACCTATATCAAAGAACATCAAGGAGGTCGGTTCCGTAACAATGAAGCCTTAGTGGTGGATGATGTCTACCATGGCGGTTTAAGTGATTGCCATGTGGAAGTCTTAGAAGAATTTGGCATCAAATCCTGCCTCGTCGTGTCGATCTTCCAAGGGCAAAAGCTGTGGGGATTGTTCTCCGCGTTTCAACACACCGGTGCTCGGCATTGGGAAGAGAGTGAAACCAAGTTGCTGATGCAAGTGAGTACCCAACTAGGCGTCGCGCTGCAACAAGCGGAATACCTGACGCAGTTGGAGGAGCAATCCAGCCAGATTGCTAAAACGGCACAGATGGAGCAAGCCACCAACAAAATTGTCACCAAGATCCGCCAGTCCTTTGATTTGGATCAGATTTTCCGGATCACCTGTACAGAAATGCGCCAGCTCCTGAAAGCTGACCGCGTTGGTATATTTCGCTTTGACCCTGACTCCGGTTTTAATACTGGGGCACTCGTGTCCGAAGATGTAGCGGCCGGTTTCACGCCAGCGATGTCTGTCAAAATTGAAGACCACTGCTTTGGTGAAAAGCACGCGGAGAATTATCGCAAGGGTCGGACTTGGGCGGTTACCGATATTTACAAGGCCAACCTCGCTGATTGTTACATTACCACCCTCTCCCAGTTGCAAGTACGGGCGAATCTGGTGGTGCCACTGATGCAAGAAACCGAATTGTGGGGGTTACTCTGCATTCACCAATGCAGTGAGCCGCGTACTTGGCACAAACATGAAATTCAGTTTGCCAAACAAGTCGCCTATCAATGTGGGGTAGCTCTGGAGCAAGTTCAGTACTTGAATAAGTTGCAGGAGCAATCCACCCAGTTGGCCACCATGGCTGAAACCCAAAAAATGGTGGCGAAAATCCTCACCAAGCTCAGTCATGCTCAGGACATAGACTCTATCTATCGCACCACCAACCGAGAAGTGCGGCAACTGATCAAGTGCGATCGCGTCGCCGTCTATCAGTTCTATCCGGACTGGAGTGGTCGGTTTGTCGCTGAGTCGGTAGCCAAAGGCTGGGTGCAACTGGTGGGACCGGAAGATATCCAAACCGTCTGGCCCGATACCTATTTACAAGAAACTCAAGGCGGTCGATATCGCAACCGTGAAACCTTCGTGGTGGATGATGTCTACACGATTGGTCACTCTGAGTGTCACCTGGAAATCTTGGAGCAATTTGAAGTCAAAGCTTATGTGCTTGCGCCGATTTTCGTCGCGGACAAGCTGTGGGGTATCCTAGGCGCTTACCAAAACACAGGACCCCGTCAATGGAATAATGCCGAAGTCACGGCTCTGACTCAAGTCGGTCAGGGGGTCGGTACCGCCTTACAACGGGTGAATTACCTGGAACAACTAGAGCAGCAGTCTAATAAATACGCCAAACTCGCGGAGCGAGAAGCCAACTTTATCAACCTGCTCTACAAAACGGGACAGCGCATTGCTGAACATTTGCAGCAAGGAACCCTCAACCCGATTACCCTGTTGCGTGCGACCAGCCAGGAACTACGATTATTGCTCAAAGCGGATCGGGTGGCAGTCTATCGCTTCAATCCCAATTGGAGTGGAGAATTTGTGATTGAAGATGTCGGTGGCTCCTACATGAGGCTCGTAGGCACTGACATGGCGCAGGTGACTGATTCGCTGTTGAAGGAAACCAAGGGCGGCATTTATCGTAAAAATGAAGTGAGCGTGGTCAACGACATCACCAACAGCAATAGTTTGACCTTTGAGCAGCAGGCACTGGAGCAGTGGGGGGTCAAATCGTATGCGATCGCTCCTCTATTTAATGGCGATCAGCTCTGGGGCTTACTCGCGGTTTACCAAAACGCGGAACTCCGGACTTGGGAGGAAGGTGAGGTTAAGCTCCTCGTACAAATGGCCACACAGCTCGGTATTGCCCTGCAACAGGCCGAATCCCTCGACCAAATCCAGCACCAGTCTCAGCAGCTCGCGGAAGCGGCGCAGCGGGAAAAAGCCGACAAAGAAGCATTGCAGCAGGAAGTGTTGCAGTTACTCTCCGCCGTGCGACCCGCTTTGGAGGGGAATCTCACCGTCCGAGCTCCTGTGACCGAAAGTGAAGTGGGTACGGTAGCAGATGCCTACAACAATACCCTGCAAAGCCTGCGTGCCATTGTCCAACAGGTGCAAGACTCCTCTCGGAAGGTTGCTCACACCTCTCAAGAGAGTGATGTGGCACTCACCAGCCTCACGGAGCAAGCGCAGCAACAATTCCAGGCGCTAGAACAAGCCCTAGAGCAAATCCAGACGATGGTTGAATTTACCCAAGGCGTGGGGAATAGCGCACAACAGGTAGAAGCCTCTGTCCAACAGGCCAACCAAATCGTCCGGACTGGGGATGAAGCCATGAACCGCACCGTGGATGGGATTTTGGCCATCCGGGAGACTGTGGCGGAAACCAGTAAGCGGATTAAGCGCTTGAGTGAATCGTCCCAGAAGGTTTCCCGTGTGGTCAACCTGATTAGTAACTTTACGACTCAAACCCAACTCTTGGCTCTCAATGCTTCGATTGAAGCCACCCGCGCTGGGGAGTATGGACGTGGTTTTGTGGTGGTTGCCGATGAGGTGCGAACTCTGGCGCGTCAGTCGGCTGAGGCGGCGACGGAAATCGAGCAGCTCGTTCAGGAGATTCAGAAGGGCACCGCTGAGGTTTCTACGGTGATGGAAACTGGTATCCAACAGGTGGCTCAAGGGACAAATCTGGTCACAGATGCCCGTCACAATCTCAATGCGATCATTGAAGCCACCAGTCGCATTAGCCAACTGGTGGAGGGTATTACCAATGCCACGCAGCTACAGACTCAAGAGTTTCAATCGGTTACTAAAACCATGACCGAAGTAGCCGGGATCGCAAACAAAACCTCGGAGGATTCCAAAGACATTTCCACCTCCTTTAAGGAGCTTCTAGCCATGGCTCAAAACCTTCAGCGCCACGCTGACCAGTTCAAGGTCAATTAA